From the Lathyrus oleraceus cultivar Zhongwan6 chromosome 4, CAAS_Psat_ZW6_1.0, whole genome shotgun sequence genome, one window contains:
- the LOC127075393 gene encoding uncharacterized protein LOC127075393, whose product MATVPELKRKTCSYSFHREPLTPLVELGSLVTDDRLKSFVGRYGDLLTVLKTVVDPVPLQTLLQFYDPELRCFTFQDYQLAPTLEEYSILLSIPVQHQIPFLDVPKEVDFSLVARALRLSVEEVGKNWKPCGEVVGLPLKFLLRVARVEADKGNWEVFHAQLAAMIYGIILFPSMPNFIDHAAISIFIRGNPVPTLLADTYYAIHSRHGKGGAIRCCLPLLYKWFMSLLPASGPFVDTQSTLKWTQRVMSLTSYDIRWQSYRMNVKDVILSCGEFRGVPLIGTKGCINYNPVLSLRQLGFVMSRRPLEAEIAESFYFEKKDDPAKLEQIGKAWRSVGVKDGSVLGKKFAIAMPEYTDWVKKRVETLLLPYDRMEPLQEQPPLVLADSVPAEHYKQALVESRRLREKEQDTQMELYKAKADKLHLAHQLREVQGENAGRARNKKRSYDEIESMLDTEHRECLRLQRAEVNYQKKIRDLEKQLKDKDTQLKEEMELRQKSEDYLGGEVLELRRQLKEKITPLPDCSECSLLIDQCHYLKTLIPEDRLP is encoded by the coding sequence atggcaacagttcctgagctgaagcggaagacctgttcctacagtttccaccgtgagccaTTGACTCCACTAGTagagttgggtagcctcgtgacagacgatcgactgaagagttttgttgggcggtatggagatctcttgacagtgctgaagacagtagtggatccagtgcctctgcagacactacttcagttctatgatccagagctcagatgcttcacattccagGATTACCAGCTTGCACCTACTCTcgaagagtattccatcctgttgagtatccctgttcagcatcagattcccttcttggacgtccccaaggaggtcgacttcagtttggttgccagagctctccggttgagtgttgaggaggttggtaagaattggaagccctgtggggagGTTGTTGGTCTACCgttgaagttcctgttgaggGTAGCCAGAGTTGAGGCAGataaggggaattgggaagtttttcacgctCAGTTAGCcgccatgatctatgggatcatcctatttcctAGTATGCCGAACTTCATAgaccatgctgccatcagcattttcatcagagggaacCCAGTCCCTACCCTcctagcagatacttactatgccatccacagtaggcatggtaagggtggagccatcaggtgttgcTTACCTCTCCTGTAtaaatggttcatgtctcttctgccagccagtggaccatttgtagatacccagagcactctgaagtggactcagagggtcatgtcgctcacttcctacgacatcaggtggcagtcgtaccggatgaATGTGAAGGATGTTATCTTAAGCTGTGGCGAATTCCGGggcgtgccactcatagggaccaagggttgcatcaactacaacccagttctctcccttcgccagttagggtttgtCATGAGTAGAAGGCCGCTCGAAgcagagatagctgagagtttttattttgagaagaaggatgaccctgctaAGTTGGAGCAAATAGGGAAGGCCTGGAGATCAGTTGGggtgaaggatggatccgtcttagggaagaagtttgccattgcaatgcccgaatacaccgattgggtaaagaagagagtggaaactttgctgcttccctacgataggatggagccgttgcaagagcaaccacctttggtacttgctgatagtgtgcctgctgagcactataagcaagccctggTGGAGAGTCGGCGTCTGAGGGAGAAAGAGCAGGACACtcagatggagctgtacaaagctaaggctgataagctgcacttggcccatcaactcagggaagtgcaaggagagaATGCTGGCAGAGCAAGGAATaagaagagatcatatgatgAGATAGAGTCCATGTTGGATACAGAGCATAGGGAGTGTctgagactgcagagagcagaagtcaactaccaaaagaagatcagagacttggagaagcaactcaaagacaaagacacTCAGCTGAAGgaagagatggagttgagacagaagtcagaggattatcttggaggagaagtcttagagctcagaagacaattaaaggagaagatcactcccctaccagattgttcagaatgctcactgttgatagaccagtgtcattacctgaagaccctcattccagaagaccgtctaCCGTAG
- the LOC127137349 gene encoding uncharacterized protein LOC127137349: protein MQVYAKFMKEILSGKCKLKYDENITLVKECSAIIQRELPSKLSNQSRVIIPCSIGSLTIGLALCDLGANIYLMYLSMTIKLNFSKQKKTRMNLTLDNCSVTYPYGVLEDVLVRVNYLLFLTGFFIIDMPKDSETPLILGGSFLETG, encoded by the coding sequence ATGCAAGTTTATGCTAAATTCATGAAGGAGATCTTATCGGGAAAGTGTAAATTGAAGTATGATGAGAATATCACTTTGGTGAAAGAGTGTAGTGCAATAATTCAACGAGAGCTTCCATCCAAACTCAGTAATCAAAGTAGAGTTATTATTCCATGTTCTATTGGTTCACTAACTATTGGTCTTGCTTTGTGTGATTTGGGAGCTAACATTTATCTTATGTATCTTTCCATGACGATAAAGTTAAattttagtaaacaaaagaaaactCGGATGAATTTGACGTTAGATAATTGTTCTGTCACCTATCCATATGGTGTTCTTGAAGATGTACTAGTTAGAGTCAATTATTTATTGTTTCTAACTGGTTTCTTTATTATTGATATGCCCAAAGACTCTGAAACACCATTAATATTAGGTGGATCATTCTTAGAAACAGGTTGA